The Anolis carolinensis isolate JA03-04 chromosome 1, rAnoCar3.1.pri, whole genome shotgun sequence genome window below encodes:
- the pigh gene encoding phosphatidylinositol N-acetylglucosaminyltransferase subunit H isoform X1 produces the protein MLHSRLNRKNRNEAGGGGGELSSTRDSSFRRREGPPDRRAAGSYSKSRSRRHGGLCSLSLLPRRWEMAEEERSFLTVSGQSITLQRCQHSAACREFQVRCPRLQLRSLSAATCSVWLAAYGLFVLTQNSVVLSAAIFVTLIGLLVYLHFVKIDQESLLIVGSLGIQMTSSYASGKESTAFIEMSQIKDVVINEAIYMQKVIYYLCILLQDPVEPHVVSEVVPLFQSSKPRLDCLVEVYKSCQEILGQKKKS, from the exons ATGCTTCACAGTCGCTTGAACAGGAAAAATAGGAACGAggctggtggtggtgggggggagcTTTCCAGCACAAGAGACAGCTCCTTCCGGCGGAGGGAGGGGCCTCCCGATCGTCGCGCAGCCGGAAGCTACAGCAAAAGCCGCTCTAGGCGCCACGGAGGCCTGTGCTCGTTGTCCCTCCTCCCTCGCCGCTGGGAAATGGCGGAGGAAGAGCGCAGCTTCTTGACCGTCTCCGGGCAGAGCATCACGCTGCAGCGCTGCCAGCACAGCGCCGCCTGCCGGGAGTTCCAGGTGCGCTGCCCGCGGCTCCAGCTGCGCTCTCTCAGCGCCGCCACGTGCTCTGTGTGGCTCGCGGCCTACGGGCTCTTCGTCCTCACCCAG AACAGTGTAGTCCTCTCCGCTGCCATATTCGTCACACTGATCGGCTTGCTTGTGTACTTGCACTTTGTGAAAATTGACCAGGAGTCCCTGCTGATCGTTGGTTCCCTTGGGATACAGATGACATCATCTTATGCATCTGGTAAAGAGAGTACGGCGTTTATAGAAATGAGCCAGATAAAAGATGTGGTCATCAACGAAGCCATATATATG CAAAAGGTTATCTATTACCTGTGCATTCTTCTCCAAGACCCTGTGGAACCTCATGTTGTTTCTGAGGTGGTACCACTCTTTCAG AGCTCCAAGCCACGCTTAGACTGTCTTGTAGAAGTGTATAAAAGCTGCCAGGAGATCTTGGGGCAGAAGAAGAAATCTTGA
- the pigh gene encoding phosphatidylinositol N-acetylglucosaminyltransferase subunit H isoform X2 gives MLHSRLNRKNRNEAGGGGGELSSTRDSSFRRREGPPDRRAAGSYSKSRSRRHGGLCSLSLLPRRWEMAEEERSFLTVSGQSITLQRCQHSAACREFQVRCPRLQLRSLSAATCSVWLAAYGLFVLTQNSVVLSAAIFVTLIGLLVYLHFVKIDQESLLIVGSLGIQMTSSYASGKESTAFIEMSQIKDVVINEAIYMQKVIYYLCILLQDPVEPHVVSEVVPLFQRGIQVHSTRCFV, from the exons ATGCTTCACAGTCGCTTGAACAGGAAAAATAGGAACGAggctggtggtggtgggggggagcTTTCCAGCACAAGAGACAGCTCCTTCCGGCGGAGGGAGGGGCCTCCCGATCGTCGCGCAGCCGGAAGCTACAGCAAAAGCCGCTCTAGGCGCCACGGAGGCCTGTGCTCGTTGTCCCTCCTCCCTCGCCGCTGGGAAATGGCGGAGGAAGAGCGCAGCTTCTTGACCGTCTCCGGGCAGAGCATCACGCTGCAGCGCTGCCAGCACAGCGCCGCCTGCCGGGAGTTCCAGGTGCGCTGCCCGCGGCTCCAGCTGCGCTCTCTCAGCGCCGCCACGTGCTCTGTGTGGCTCGCGGCCTACGGGCTCTTCGTCCTCACCCAG AACAGTGTAGTCCTCTCCGCTGCCATATTCGTCACACTGATCGGCTTGCTTGTGTACTTGCACTTTGTGAAAATTGACCAGGAGTCCCTGCTGATCGTTGGTTCCCTTGGGATACAGATGACATCATCTTATGCATCTGGTAAAGAGAGTACGGCGTTTATAGAAATGAGCCAGATAAAAGATGTGGTCATCAACGAAGCCATATATATG CAAAAGGTTATCTATTACCTGTGCATTCTTCTCCAAGACCCTGTGGAACCTCATGTTGTTTCTGAGGTGGTACCACTCTTTCAG CGTGGGATTCAGGTTCATTCCACCAGGTGCTTTGTGTGA